Proteins encoded together in one Pseudomonas arsenicoxydans window:
- a CDS encoding type VI secretion system Vgr family protein — protein MHNDKESPYTLALLNDGLTVQVSQFSGRESLNQPYRFDIEVIGLTPAIKLEQLLHQPAFLCLGGETGIHGLLHSVRREHRGPNGIGYNLVLVPRLQQLDGQRHRRVFHQLSVPDILRQLLTENALPTDSYRFELPSPRYPVRPFCIQFEESDLAFLQRLCEEEGIHFHFEHQRAGHVLVLADDSLSFPQAPRLMPFHGETAESANGPVIRELFQRHASPTPGANPIAPCLDRAQVSRRILERLRCKHRQIEGQSNHRDLRSGCIVQVSEHPITNFNDQWLLTDIQHQCQQPSILSEVAPGRAWHYSNQFSAIPWSTVFRPALKQARPVIAGLQPARVLGPVGQPAVLDDQGRIHVSLWPTPLTDEIAGLWIPLALATPDGRIDPSRLPLAGTEVLISFLDSDPDRPVLCATAGNPPTPRSAYPPRSDGRLLLDWLVNR, from the coding sequence ATGCACAACGACAAGGAAAGTCCCTACACCCTGGCACTCCTGAACGACGGTTTGACTGTGCAGGTGTCGCAGTTCAGTGGCCGTGAAAGCCTCAACCAGCCTTATCGTTTCGACATCGAAGTGATCGGTCTGACGCCGGCGATAAAACTCGAACAGTTGCTGCATCAGCCGGCGTTCCTGTGCCTGGGCGGTGAAACCGGCATTCACGGGCTGCTACACAGTGTCCGTCGCGAACATCGTGGCCCGAATGGGATCGGCTACAACCTGGTGCTGGTACCGCGCCTTCAGCAGCTGGACGGACAACGTCATCGGCGGGTGTTTCATCAGCTCAGCGTGCCCGACATCCTGCGTCAGTTGCTGACAGAAAACGCGTTACCCACCGACAGCTACCGCTTTGAACTGCCGAGCCCGCGCTACCCCGTCCGGCCATTCTGCATTCAGTTCGAGGAGAGCGACCTGGCATTCCTGCAACGCCTGTGCGAGGAAGAAGGTATCCACTTTCACTTCGAACATCAGCGCGCCGGCCATGTGCTGGTGCTGGCGGATGACAGCCTGAGCTTTCCCCAGGCGCCGCGGCTGATGCCGTTTCACGGCGAGACGGCCGAGTCGGCCAACGGCCCGGTGATCCGCGAATTGTTCCAGCGTCACGCCTCGCCAACGCCGGGCGCTAACCCGATCGCGCCATGCCTCGACCGTGCTCAGGTCAGTCGCCGAATCCTCGAACGCCTGCGCTGCAAGCATCGGCAGATAGAGGGTCAAAGCAACCACCGTGATCTGCGCAGTGGGTGCATCGTGCAAGTGTCGGAACATCCGATCACGAACTTCAACGATCAATGGCTGCTGACCGACATTCAGCATCAGTGCCAGCAGCCGTCGATTCTCTCCGAGGTCGCACCCGGCAGGGCCTGGCACTACAGCAATCAGTTCAGCGCCATTCCCTGGTCGACAGTGTTCCGGCCCGCGCTGAAACAGGCCCGCCCCGTCATTGCCGGTTTGCAACCGGCGCGCGTGCTGGGCCCGGTCGGGCAACCGGCGGTGCTGGATGATCAAGGACGGATACACGTCAGCTTATGGCCAACGCCACTGACTGATGAAATCGCCGGCCTGTGGATTCCCCTGGCCCTGGCAACGCCGGACGGGCGGATCGACCCGTCCAGGCTGCCACTCGCCGGCACCGAGGTGCTCATCAGTTTTCTCGACAGCGACCCGGACCGTCCGGTGCTGTGCGCCACCGCAGGCAATCCGCCAACGCCACGAAGCGCTTACCCGCCACGCAGCGATGGTCGCTTGCTGCTCGATTGGCTGGTCAATCGATAG
- a CDS encoding FAD-dependent oxidoreductase, whose protein sequence is MRPFWLEQALEAETCAPCEPLSDDTRADVCIVGGGYTGLWTAIMLKEQNPELDVLLIEADICGAGASGRNGGCALSWSAKFFTLERLFGVEEAVRLVKESERSIYAIGAFCEQYGVDADYRLDGTLYTATNQAQCGSTDAVIAALERNGINSFSQRPVADVQRMAGSSKHLEGWFSPAAASVQPGKLVRGLRRVALQLGVRIHENTAMTGLEEGKPAGVKTPGGTVRADRVVLAMNAWMARAFPQFERSVAIVSSDMLITEPRPDLLNEIGLTSGVTVLDSRIFVHYYHNTPDGRIMLGKGGNTFAYGGRMLPVFDQPSPYAGLLQHSLNEFFPAFAEVKVEATWNGPSDRSVTGLPFFGQMSTCGNVFYGFGYSGSGVGPCHMGGQILASLVQGLDNVWTRSPLVNGPLGFFPPEPIRYLGSLMVRNAIRRKERAEDHGRRPRHLDVRLAKFAAAAGKADKG, encoded by the coding sequence ATGAGACCTTTCTGGCTGGAACAGGCGCTGGAGGCCGAGACCTGCGCGCCGTGCGAACCTTTGTCGGACGACACCCGCGCCGATGTGTGCATCGTCGGCGGTGGTTACACCGGGTTATGGACCGCGATCATGCTCAAGGAGCAGAACCCCGAACTGGATGTGCTGCTGATCGAGGCAGACATCTGCGGTGCCGGCGCGAGCGGTCGAAATGGTGGTTGCGCGCTGTCGTGGTCGGCCAAGTTTTTCACGCTGGAAAGGTTGTTCGGTGTCGAGGAAGCGGTGCGCCTGGTCAAGGAGTCGGAGCGCAGCATTTATGCGATCGGCGCCTTCTGCGAACAGTACGGCGTCGATGCCGACTACCGCCTCGATGGCACGCTTTACACCGCGACCAATCAAGCGCAATGCGGTTCGACCGATGCGGTGATTGCCGCATTGGAGCGCAACGGCATCAATTCCTTCAGCCAACGACCGGTCGCCGACGTGCAACGCATGGCCGGCTCCAGCAAACACCTGGAAGGCTGGTTTTCGCCAGCCGCCGCGAGTGTGCAGCCGGGCAAACTGGTGCGCGGTTTGCGCCGGGTCGCCTTGCAACTGGGTGTGCGAATTCACGAGAACACCGCGATGACCGGGCTGGAGGAGGGCAAGCCTGCCGGGGTTAAAACCCCCGGCGGCACCGTCCGCGCCGACCGTGTGGTGCTGGCCATGAACGCCTGGATGGCCCGTGCGTTTCCCCAGTTCGAACGCAGCGTGGCGATCGTTTCCAGCGACATGCTGATCACCGAGCCGCGACCCGATTTGCTCAACGAAATCGGTTTGACCAGCGGGGTTACCGTGCTCGATTCGCGGATATTCGTGCACTACTACCACAACACCCCGGACGGGCGAATCATGCTCGGCAAGGGTGGCAACACCTTTGCCTACGGCGGGCGAATGTTGCCGGTGTTCGATCAACCGTCGCCTTATGCCGGTTTGTTGCAGCACAGCCTGAACGAGTTTTTTCCGGCGTTCGCCGAGGTCAAGGTCGAGGCCACCTGGAACGGTCCTTCGGATCGGTCGGTCACCGGTTTGCCGTTTTTCGGCCAGATGAGCACCTGCGGCAATGTGTTTTACGGTTTCGGTTATTCCGGCAGCGGCGTCGGCCCGTGCCATATGGGCGGGCAGATTCTAGCCTCGCTGGTTCAGGGGCTGGACAACGTCTGGACCCGTTCACCTCTGGTCAATGGCCCCTTAGGTTTTTTCCCGCCGGAGCCGATTCGCTACCTCGGCTCCTTGATGGTGCGCAACGCCATCCGCCGCAAGGAACGCGCAGAGGATCACGGGCGCCGGCCTCGGCATTTGGACGTGCGCCTGGCCAAGTTCGCAGCGGCGGCGGGCAAGGCCGACAAGGGATGA
- a CDS encoding MFS transporter — MNNPIGTIKRWRVQIFAITWLAYAAFYFTRKAFSVAKLGIAEDPTFMLDKMAMANLDAIYLTAYAIGQFTWGILADRFGPRVVVLGGLLISAAAALVMGSFATLPIFATCMLIQGLAQSTGWSGLCKNIGSFFPAEQRGRVLGLWSSCYAFGGLVASPFAGWWAYTLIGTWHAAFFSSAAVVGLVAVLFFIFQRNTPQDVGLPAVEPEPELTAEESHAQSKISVLEPLKEILRNRTVLVLGLAYFLLKPARYAILLWGPVIVFEQMPSVGKVGAAIIPTSFELAGLLGPILLGLASDKLFGARRMPACVLSLLALTISLTLFMGALHTGSVMLVVALLFVMGLTLYGPDSMISGAAAIDFGTAKAGATAAGFVNGCGSVGAILGGLLPGYFDSVTVFIVFAGCAMFSVLVLIPHWNSRPAGLRTDSAFVPNQAMPVKPLRT, encoded by the coding sequence ATGAACAATCCCATCGGCACCATCAAGCGTTGGCGCGTGCAGATCTTCGCGATCACCTGGCTCGCCTACGCCGCGTTCTATTTCACTCGCAAAGCGTTTTCCGTGGCCAAACTGGGGATCGCTGAAGACCCCACGTTCATGCTCGACAAAATGGCCATGGCCAACCTCGACGCCATCTACCTGACGGCATACGCCATCGGTCAATTCACCTGGGGCATCCTCGCCGACCGCTTTGGCCCAAGGGTCGTGGTGCTCGGCGGGTTGCTGATTTCTGCGGCGGCCGCCCTGGTGATGGGCAGTTTCGCGACGTTACCGATTTTCGCCACCTGCATGTTGATCCAGGGCCTGGCCCAGTCGACCGGATGGTCAGGACTGTGCAAGAACATTGGCAGTTTCTTCCCCGCCGAGCAGCGCGGCAGGGTGCTAGGACTATGGAGCTCCTGCTACGCCTTTGGCGGGCTGGTGGCCTCGCCGTTTGCCGGCTGGTGGGCGTACACGCTCATCGGCACCTGGCACGCGGCGTTCTTTTCCAGTGCGGCGGTGGTTGGGCTGGTCGCCGTGCTGTTTTTTATTTTTCAACGCAACACACCGCAAGACGTCGGCTTGCCGGCGGTGGAGCCGGAACCGGAACTGACGGCGGAAGAATCCCATGCGCAGAGCAAGATCAGCGTACTGGAGCCGTTAAAGGAAATCCTGCGCAATCGCACGGTGCTGGTTCTCGGCCTGGCGTACTTCCTGTTGAAACCGGCGCGCTACGCGATTCTGCTGTGGGGGCCGGTGATCGTCTTCGAGCAGATGCCCTCGGTGGGCAAGGTCGGTGCGGCGATCATTCCCACCTCGTTCGAACTGGCCGGGCTGCTGGGGCCGATCCTGTTGGGCCTGGCTTCGGACAAACTGTTCGGCGCCCGACGCATGCCGGCCTGCGTGCTCAGTCTGTTGGCGTTGACCATTTCCCTGACGCTGTTCATGGGCGCTCTGCACACCGGCAGCGTCATGCTGGTGGTGGCACTGTTGTTCGTCATGGGCCTGACGCTCTACGGACCGGACTCGATGATCAGCGGCGCGGCAGCGATTGATTTCGGCACGGCCAAGGCGGGTGCGACGGCGGCCGGTTTTGTTAACGGTTGCGGTTCGGTCGGAGCGATTCTCGGTGGCTTGCTGCCGGGCTATTTCGACTCGGTGACGGTGTTCATCGTCTTCGCCGGCTGCGCAATGTTCTCCGTCCTGGTCCTGATCCCGCACTGGAACAGCCGTCCGGCTGGCCTGCGTACCGACAGCGCCTTTGTGCCCAACCAGGCGATGCCTGTAAAACCCCTGCGTACCTGA
- a CDS encoding LysR family transcriptional regulator, producing MSVSHAQLKAFHAVAVHGSFTKAAERLFLTQPAISDQVRKLEERFGVLLFHRNKRSVRLTDLGERLLSITQRLFVIEAEAQELLHDSRALQTGSLILAVDAPVHVLPQIARFCERYPGISVKIETGNTDESLFRLFNYQADLALLGRDVSDERLISLPLRNDPMVAFVSRNHPWANRESICLADLDDTPLVLREIGSVTRQTLEEEMARAGFRIRPAIEVEGREAAREAVVVGIGVGVVSAAEFGADSRVCALPITDCTRRLTETLVCLREQSSRRVVATFLEMVRESLV from the coding sequence ATGTCGGTTTCTCACGCCCAGCTCAAAGCCTTCCACGCCGTGGCCGTCCACGGCAGCTTCACCAAAGCCGCCGAGCGGCTGTTTCTTACCCAACCGGCAATTTCCGATCAGGTGCGCAAACTCGAAGAGCGCTTCGGTGTGTTGCTGTTCCACCGCAATAAACGCTCGGTGCGCCTGACGGACCTGGGCGAGCGTCTGCTGAGCATTACCCAGCGGCTGTTCGTGATCGAGGCTGAGGCGCAGGAGCTCTTGCATGACTCCCGGGCCTTGCAGACTGGCAGCCTAATTCTCGCGGTGGATGCACCGGTGCATGTGCTGCCGCAGATTGCGCGTTTCTGTGAGCGCTACCCCGGCATCAGCGTGAAGATCGAAACCGGCAACACCGATGAATCGCTGTTCCGCCTGTTCAACTATCAGGCCGATCTGGCGTTGTTGGGCCGGGATGTCAGTGACGAACGATTGATTTCTCTACCGCTGCGCAACGACCCCATGGTGGCGTTCGTGTCGCGCAATCATCCGTGGGCGAATCGTGAGTCGATCTGCCTCGCTGATCTGGACGACACGCCGCTGGTGCTGCGGGAAATCGGCTCGGTGACCCGTCAGACCCTGGAAGAGGAAATGGCCCGGGCCGGGTTTCGGATTCGCCCGGCGATCGAGGTTGAGGGCCGGGAAGCGGCACGTGAGGCGGTGGTCGTGGGGATTGGCGTTGGCGTGGTGTCGGCTGCCGAGTTTGGCGCGGATTCGCGGGTCTGCGCTTTACCCATTACCGATTGCACCCGGCGCCTGACCGAGACACTGGTGTGCTTGCGTGAGCAGAGTTCGCGGCGGGTGGTGGCGACGTTTCTGGAGATGGTTCGCGAGAGTCTGGTGTAA
- a CDS encoding LysR substrate-binding domain-containing protein has protein sequence MNLFQLRAFDAVAREGSFTRAAERLFISQPAVTGHIKALEEHYQITLLRRTARRVELTEEGTKLAAITRAMFGLAEEAQVMLEANRQLLTGRLEVAADGPHMVMPMLASLRARYPGITVNLRLGNAQETLAALLSEHADVAVLTEVEPRKGLHLQALSESRICALVPAGHPWAQRSKDVQLKELDQVIMVLREPSSITRRTFDEACSQAKVSPRVLLELDSREAVTEAVAAELGVGVVSSVEVSHDPRVVAVPIVGEGLVNRHMIGCMERRRDLRLIRAFFDLAP, from the coding sequence ATGAACCTGTTCCAGCTTCGCGCCTTCGACGCGGTGGCCCGCGAAGGCAGCTTCACCCGTGCGGCCGAGCGCCTGTTCATTAGCCAGCCAGCGGTGACCGGGCACATAAAAGCATTGGAAGAGCACTACCAGATCACCCTGCTGCGCCGTACTGCACGGCGCGTGGAGCTGACGGAGGAGGGCACCAAACTGGCGGCGATCACCCGGGCGATGTTCGGCCTGGCCGAAGAGGCGCAGGTGATGCTGGAAGCGAATCGGCAGCTGCTGACCGGGCGCCTGGAAGTCGCGGCGGATGGCCCGCACATGGTCATGCCGATGCTGGCCAGTCTGCGTGCGCGGTATCCGGGGATCACGGTGAACCTGCGCTTGGGCAATGCCCAGGAAACCTTGGCCGCGCTGCTGTCCGAACACGCCGACGTGGCGGTGTTGACCGAGGTCGAGCCGCGCAAGGGGTTGCATCTGCAAGCGTTGAGCGAGTCACGGATTTGCGCGCTGGTGCCGGCCGGGCATCCGTGGGCACAGCGTTCGAAGGACGTACAACTCAAGGAGCTGGATCAGGTGATCATGGTGTTGCGTGAGCCGAGTTCAATTACCCGGCGCACGTTTGATGAGGCGTGCAGCCAGGCAAAGGTCAGTCCGCGAGTGTTGTTGGAACTGGACAGTCGTGAGGCGGTGACTGAAGCCGTTGCTGCGGAGTTGGGCGTTGGCGTGGTGTCTTCAGTGGAAGTCAGCCATGACCCGCGGGTGGTTGCGGTGCCGATTGTGGGTGAGGGGTTGGTGAACCGGCACATGATCGGGTGCATGGAGCGGCGGCGGGATTTGCGTTTGATCCGGGCGTTTTTTGATTTGGCGCCGTAG